One Lentimicrobiaceae bacterium genomic window carries:
- a CDS encoding CHAT domain-containing protein: MTFKQITASIISRLIPLRIIRIIFFLFIGLALEIPEGFAQYGPLYWQLRGYDSIPDYRKAMHAFSSKDFTQAQMLLDSIGNTFITKKNYRRYYQVQNEKGVMLYLTKQYDSSFRVFNRNVDLMISHQDTLHYEFAIAMRIMGYLANAWDGVSQSKLYFLERQCQALKKMNDKSPVYVDCLGDLGLYYVNTPEMLTGINYLLESKKMALALGLKHTVLVNDHTITNKLAVEQPYLALEIFENQYKTAARKYYRDSTALIILAYTIADKLHETGNFSKAVEYLNEADEIQQATNYPHIKFKAAIPVDLAVNYSKLGDAENFMKYAGIALSAYGQIIENRPFPRHYLYSVIGEGYLPFQIDSALFYLDRACDLLLSQDVQENDKLAEVLALKTEALLAGSDAAGAEKMLVKALNLLTISQFDSLPAFTCSSAHKEVLRRIYNLANNVYLQKYMLTHEKMALQMALQSASCYDTLTRMLARNISDADAIRDFAKEYKTVASRIFDNLDIADIPQQMAFRFVSTAKAFQLMTEIERYAYAQAVSTHDSLWRSKLELEKMVRFLKNQKTSALIMNDSLLADSLGIEIRNKLIEMLIVNYSIIRSQSSVSSFLDLDSDFSLPETKLNDRHLVLDVFHSDKKVILLGIDQDGTKLARIDEQGQFDTAVQDFLRDVRTGNQTDDSGGALANLLLKPMTQKISLAAKITFIPDNSLLQVPLEVLPSPVNGKMLIENQSIAYNYSFALWNKSSQKAAAENNHILALAPVFETEQPVDQVAYSRGEAPDDAGFDFLFSADHLVPLPFTKREVRKLDSLFTSCRIDHRVLLNKDATKSNLKKYAGDYSIIHIASHGFASKKEPEFSGVFLAPEKIADTCRGVSDNGFLHIGELSSLKTNASLVVLSSCNSGVGAIYESEGVMALPRAFMFAGVPNVMASLWRVNDAKTSVLMVAFYQYLLQGNDYANSLRLAKLDCIAKGYLPLNWAGFVLIGS; the protein is encoded by the coding sequence ATGACATTTAAACAAATTACAGCGTCTATCATTTCCAGGTTAATTCCGCTCAGAATCATCAGAATTATTTTTTTTCTTTTTATTGGTTTAGCTCTTGAAATTCCGGAGGGTTTTGCCCAGTACGGACCGCTTTACTGGCAATTGCGCGGGTACGATAGCATTCCTGATTACAGGAAGGCTATGCACGCATTCAGTAGCAAGGATTTTACACAGGCGCAAATGCTTTTGGACTCAATAGGCAATACTTTTATAACTAAAAAAAACTATCGGAGATATTATCAGGTTCAGAATGAAAAGGGGGTGATGCTTTATCTGACCAAACAATACGATTCGTCTTTCCGTGTTTTCAACCGAAATGTTGATTTGATGATCTCTCATCAGGATACGCTTCATTATGAATTTGCCATAGCTATGCGTATTATGGGATATCTGGCCAATGCATGGGATGGTGTAAGTCAATCCAAACTGTATTTTTTGGAGCGTCAATGTCAGGCTTTAAAAAAGATGAACGATAAATCGCCTGTTTATGTTGATTGTTTAGGCGATTTGGGCCTTTATTATGTTAATACGCCGGAAATGCTAACCGGAATTAATTATTTGCTGGAAAGCAAGAAAATGGCTTTGGCACTTGGTTTAAAACATACAGTTCTTGTTAACGATCATACAATTACCAATAAGCTGGCAGTTGAACAGCCCTACCTTGCTCTTGAAATATTTGAAAATCAGTATAAAACGGCTGCCAGAAAATACTATCGCGATTCAACCGCTTTGATAATTCTGGCTTATACCATCGCTGACAAACTGCACGAAACCGGCAATTTTTCAAAAGCTGTTGAATATTTGAATGAGGCTGATGAAATTCAACAGGCTACAAACTATCCGCATATTAAGTTTAAGGCTGCCATTCCTGTTGATTTGGCAGTTAATTACAGTAAGCTTGGCGATGCCGAAAACTTTATGAAATATGCGGGCATTGCCTTGTCAGCCTACGGGCAGATTATCGAAAACAGACCTTTCCCACGACACTACCTTTATTCAGTTATTGGTGAAGGCTATCTTCCTTTTCAGATTGACAGTGCTTTGTTTTATTTGGATAGAGCCTGCGATTTGCTGTTGTCTCAGGATGTTCAGGAAAATGATAAACTGGCAGAAGTGCTTGCTTTAAAAACTGAGGCCCTGTTGGCTGGCTCTGATGCGGCAGGCGCTGAAAAAATGCTCGTTAAAGCCTTAAATTTACTTACCATTTCTCAATTTGACAGCCTCCCTGCATTTACCTGCTCATCGGCACATAAAGAGGTACTGCGCAGAATATACAACCTGGCCAATAATGTTTATTTGCAGAAATATATGCTCACTCATGAAAAGATGGCTCTGCAAATGGCACTTCAATCTGCTTCGTGCTATGATACACTCACGCGTATGCTCGCCCGCAATATTTCTGATGCTGATGCCATTCGTGATTTTGCTAAGGAATATAAAACTGTGGCTTCCCGGATTTTTGATAATCTGGATATTGCAGATATCCCTCAGCAAATGGCGTTTCGCTTTGTTAGTACGGCCAAAGCTTTTCAATTGATGACTGAAATTGAAAGGTATGCATACGCTCAGGCTGTTTCAACTCATGACAGCCTCTGGAGATCTAAGCTGGAACTGGAAAAAATGGTCCGCTTTCTGAAAAACCAGAAAACATCAGCATTGATTATGAATGATAGCTTACTGGCTGATAGTCTTGGCATCGAAATCAGAAATAAACTGATTGAAATGCTGATTGTCAATTACAGCATTATCAGAAGTCAGTCATCGGTAAGTAGTTTCTTGGATCTTGACAGCGATTTCTCTTTGCCTGAAACAAAACTCAATGACCGGCATTTGGTGTTGGATGTTTTTCATTCCGATAAAAAAGTGATTTTACTGGGTATTGATCAGGATGGTACAAAGTTGGCACGCATTGATGAACAGGGGCAATTTGATACAGCTGTTCAGGATTTTCTCAGAGATGTGAGAACAGGAAATCAAACAGATGATTCGGGAGGTGCTCTGGCAAACCTGCTGCTGAAACCAATGACACAAAAAATTTCTTTGGCCGCGAAAATTACTTTTATACCTGATAATTCACTTTTACAAGTGCCTCTTGAAGTATTGCCCAGTCCGGTGAATGGCAAAATGTTGATTGAAAATCAGTCAATTGCGTATAATTATTCTTTTGCATTGTGGAATAAATCATCACAAAAGGCCGCTGCTGAAAATAATCATATTTTGGCACTTGCACCCGTTTTTGAAACGGAACAACCTGTCGATCAGGTAGCTTATTCGCGGGGTGAAGCACCGGATGATGCCGGTTTTGACTTTTTATTCAGTGCTGACCATCTGGTGCCGTTGCCATTTACGAAAAGGGAGGTGAGGAAGCTTGACAGCTTATTTACAAGCTGCAGGATTGATCACAGGGTATTACTAAACAAGGATGCAACTAAATCAAATCTTAAAAAATATGCTGGCGATTACAGCATTATTCATATTGCTTCTCATGGTTTTGCTTCAAAAAAAGAGCCTGAATTTTCAGGTGTTTTCTTAGCTCCCGAAAAAATAGCTGATACGTGTCGGGGCGTTTCTGATAATGGTTTCTTACATATAGGAGAGTTGTCAAGCTTAAAAACCAATGCCAGCCTGGTGGTGCTTAGTAGCTGTAATTCAGGCGTCGGTGCGATATACGAAAGCGAAGGTGTAATGGCTTTGCCGCGGGCATTTATGTTTGCTGGTGTGCCCAATGTAATGGCCTCTTTGTGGAGAGTGAATGACGCTAAAACCAGTGTTCTTATGGTTGCGTTTTATCAATACCTTTTACAGGGAAATGATTATGCAAACTCATTGCGATTGGCAAAACTTGATTGTATTGCCAAAGGATACCTTCCGTTAAACTGGGCTGGTTTTGTACTTATAGGGAGTTAG
- a CDS encoding sigma-70 family RNA polymerase sigma factor — translation MKLTRNKESEAFSIESILDIANIVISRYAARNIIPSREKEDVKMAVVEKFINQKKKIDKAFEGKSKLSTYYIAIMNRMCCEVIRHESKHWYSVNEDKKELYESDPITLNIETEKNTIFHLEEKRLDSIIHSFKDEEGKLILFLKFYFHLTLSRKDFEKYSIDKANELMLILRREETTAKSEIFDKLAEAVNLVEQKNVKGDAVRMWLHKQIETLLSRLNKSGDTEYTRESLEIIIEMHYARLCPVMNTIPVALMILFLITGYGY, via the coding sequence ATGAAGCTTACCCGCAACAAAGAATCAGAAGCCTTTTCAATTGAATCAATTTTAGATATAGCAAATATTGTTATTTCACGATACGCAGCGCGTAACATAATCCCATCGCGTGAGAAAGAGGATGTTAAGATGGCGGTGGTTGAGAAATTTATCAACCAAAAGAAGAAAATTGACAAGGCCTTTGAAGGGAAATCGAAGCTTTCAACTTATTACATTGCCATTATGAACAGGATGTGTTGTGAAGTGATAAGACATGAAAGCAAGCATTGGTATTCGGTAAATGAAGACAAAAAAGAACTTTACGAATCTGACCCAATCACTTTAAATATTGAAACTGAAAAAAACACCATCTTCCATCTTGAAGAGAAACGCCTGGATAGCATTATTCATTCATTCAAGGATGAAGAAGGAAAATTGATTCTATTTTTAAAATTCTACTTTCATCTCACTTTAAGCAGAAAGGACTTTGAAAAATACAGTATTGATAAAGCAAATGAATTGATGCTAATCCTGAGAAGGGAAGAAACAACTGCAAAAAGTGAGATATTTGACAAATTAGCTGAAGCTGTAAACCTTGTTGAACAGAAAAACGTTAAAGGAGATGCTGTAAGAATGTGGCTTCACAAACAAATTGAAACCTTATTGAGCAGGCTTAACAAAAGTGGTGATACCGAATATACAAGAGAGAGTCTGGAAATAATCATTGAAATGCATTATGCAAGATTATGCCCGGTCATGAATACTATTCCTGTTGCGCTAATGATTCTATTTCTTATAACTGGATATGGATATTAA
- a CDS encoding tetratricopeptide repeat protein → MKNYKGLLFILAYILTIPAIYAQQGEFYQFSLEKETKVRGSKIYFEGFTNKGNESQIDVNALAKPGIDIFYYTYSGVKAKKIQNHISWTTHPLFEEVTNASEADVIIGGSYLIKTSEEVEENLYFEKANSVGGAIPYYETRQINTAGINVLITYTYKDKTTDYDTINIQFDSERKPGKKLLPVSDLLAKCESSLKPGFYNTFKFYSHEPVWYKFLSVKVKDKTLKEELSSAKVLFESGEIKKLGNLYQRIYSAEPDNKEAAFNTAMCYELIGNYAKAQEYYAIMPDFHAKVRMKQNQILFDYLNEIGANPIVEDF, encoded by the coding sequence ATGAAAAATTACAAAGGACTTCTATTTATTCTCGCCTATATCCTGACCATTCCGGCCATTTACGCTCAACAAGGTGAATTTTACCAGTTTTCACTCGAAAAAGAGACCAAAGTACGCGGGAGCAAGATTTATTTCGAAGGATTCACCAACAAAGGCAATGAAAGCCAGATTGATGTTAATGCACTGGCCAAACCCGGCATTGACATATTCTACTACACGTATAGTGGTGTAAAAGCAAAAAAAATACAGAACCACATCAGCTGGACAACTCATCCGCTTTTTGAAGAAGTAACTAACGCATCAGAAGCAGATGTAATCATCGGAGGCTCCTACCTGATAAAAACTTCAGAAGAAGTTGAAGAAAACCTCTATTTTGAAAAGGCAAATAGCGTAGGCGGTGCCATTCCGTACTATGAAACCCGGCAAATAAATACCGCCGGAATTAATGTCCTGATCACTTATACGTATAAAGACAAAACCACTGATTACGATACCATTAACATCCAGTTTGATTCTGAACGGAAGCCGGGCAAAAAACTGCTGCCGGTAAGTGATCTGCTCGCCAAATGTGAATCGTCGCTGAAGCCCGGCTTTTACAACACATTTAAATTCTATAGCCATGAGCCCGTTTGGTACAAATTTCTTAGTGTAAAAGTGAAAGACAAAACTTTAAAAGAAGAGCTATCTTCAGCTAAAGTCCTCTTTGAATCCGGTGAAATCAAAAAACTGGGAAATCTTTATCAGAGGATATATTCAGCCGAACCCGACAATAAAGAAGCTGCATTTAATACAGCCATGTGCTATGAGCTGATAGGCAATTATGCAAAAGCTCAGGAATATTATGCCATTATGCCTGATTTTCACGCTAAAGTTAGAATGAAACAAAACCAGATTCTATTCGATTATCTGAATGAAATCGGCGCCAATCCGATAGTAGAGGATTTTTAG